A DNA window from Rhizobium sp. NXC14 contains the following coding sequences:
- a CDS encoding lytic murein transglycosylase gives MLRIFALGITAALLPLTSHAAPSKADVEAQFQKWVQSDLWPEAKAGGVSEKTFKAAFSGITLNWNLPDLAPPGFPPPKEQKQTQAEFSSPGPYFNEDRLKKLAATGRGFAAQYGSTLKRIEKTYGVPGSIVLAIWGRETGFGAAKIPESAIEVLATKAFMSTRKEMFRTELVAALHILDGGDVAPSDFKGSWAGALGQPQFMPTSYLKYAVDFDGDGHRNIWTSVPDTLASIANYLVKKGWQRDRDWGFEVSIPEAVSCAQEGPDLAKPLSHWASLGIERISGKAFPSGEMKAQGMMLVPAGSDGPEFIVTPNFYIIKEYNNSDLYALYIGNLADRIASNGGAFEGQWGDVGKMLRSDVAAMQKALERQGYDVGGTDGLPGYKTRRSIGQWQAKNGMKPTCFPEASMKGELK, from the coding sequence ATGCTGCGAATATTCGCGCTCGGCATAACGGCCGCGCTCCTCCCCCTCACCTCCCACGCAGCCCCTTCCAAAGCCGATGTCGAGGCACAATTCCAAAAATGGGTGCAGAGCGACCTCTGGCCCGAAGCAAAAGCGGGCGGTGTTTCCGAGAAGACCTTCAAGGCCGCTTTCTCAGGCATCACGCTGAACTGGAACCTGCCGGATCTCGCCCCGCCCGGTTTCCCGCCGCCGAAGGAGCAGAAGCAGACGCAGGCTGAATTTTCCTCGCCCGGTCCCTATTTCAACGAAGACCGGCTGAAGAAGCTCGCAGCGACAGGGCGCGGCTTTGCGGCGCAGTATGGCTCGACGCTGAAACGGATCGAAAAGACTTATGGCGTGCCGGGCTCGATCGTGCTTGCCATCTGGGGCCGCGAGACCGGCTTCGGGGCAGCGAAGATCCCGGAATCGGCGATCGAAGTGCTGGCGACCAAGGCCTTCATGTCGACGCGCAAGGAGATGTTCCGGACCGAACTGGTGGCGGCGCTGCATATTCTCGACGGCGGCGACGTCGCGCCTTCCGATTTCAAAGGGTCTTGGGCCGGCGCACTGGGGCAGCCGCAATTCATGCCGACGAGTTATCTGAAATATGCCGTGGATTTCGATGGCGATGGCCATCGCAACATCTGGACCTCGGTGCCGGATACGCTCGCCTCGATCGCCAACTATCTGGTCAAGAAGGGCTGGCAGCGCGATCGGGACTGGGGTTTCGAGGTGTCGATACCCGAAGCGGTCTCCTGCGCGCAGGAGGGGCCTGATCTGGCAAAGCCGCTTTCGCACTGGGCCTCGCTCGGCATCGAGCGCATCTCCGGCAAGGCCTTTCCCTCAGGTGAGATGAAGGCTCAAGGGATGATGCTGGTGCCGGCCGGCAGCGACGGCCCGGAATTCATCGTCACGCCGAATTTCTATATCATCAAGGAGTATAACAACTCCGACCTCTACGCGCTTTATATCGGCAATCTCGCCGACCGGATCGCCTCGAACGGCGGCGCCTTCGAGGGCCAGTGGGGCGATGTCGGCAAGATGCTGCGTTCGGATGTGGCCGCCATGCAGAAGGCGCTGGAGCGGCAAGGTTATGACGTCGGCGGCACCGACGGACTGCCGGGCTACAAGACGCGGCGCTCGATCGGCCAGTGGCAGGCAAAGAACGGCATGAAACCGACATGCTTTCCCGAAGCCAGCATGAAGGGCGAGCTGAAGTAG
- the rimP gene encoding ribosome maturation factor RimP: protein MSDMTNADNELEPRLITETGLDQRLADIIEPVLVGMGFRLIRVRMLNQNGATMQVMAERNDGTMTVQDCEAVSMAISPVLDVEDPIDKEYHLEVSSPGIDRPMVRKSDFVRWQGHLVKCETSIMIGSRKRFRGKIVEADADGFTLERDQVAYGEEQKVIIPFTALSDAKLILTDDLIRDALRADKLAKAQAANQNEADDQE, encoded by the coding sequence TTGTCGGACATGACAAACGCAGACAACGAACTTGAGCCGCGGCTGATTACCGAAACCGGGCTCGACCAGCGTCTTGCCGACATCATCGAACCCGTTCTCGTCGGCATGGGTTTCCGGCTCATCCGCGTGCGCATGCTGAACCAGAACGGCGCGACGATGCAGGTGATGGCCGAGCGCAATGACGGCACGATGACGGTTCAGGACTGCGAAGCAGTCTCGATGGCGATTTCTCCCGTCCTCGATGTGGAAGATCCGATCGATAAAGAGTATCATCTTGAGGTGTCTTCGCCTGGCATCGACCGTCCGATGGTGCGGAAATCCGATTTCGTCCGCTGGCAAGGCCACCTTGTAAAGTGCGAGACGTCGATCATGATCGGCAGCCGCAAACGCTTCCGCGGCAAGATCGTCGAAGCAGACGCCGATGGATTCACGCTCGAGCGTGACCAGGTCGCCTACGGGGAAGAGCAGAAGGTTATCATTCCCTTCACGGCGCTTAGCGATGCGAAGCTCATTCTGACCGACGATCTGATCCGCGATGCGCTGCGCGCCGACAAGCTGGCGAAAGCGCAGGCCGCCAACCAGAACGAAGCAGACGACCAGGAATAA
- a CDS encoding MOSC domain-containing protein — protein MKILALCIGNAEKLADKSYKTGIFKHAVNGAVMIDAEGLVGDAICNRKHHGGVDQAVYVEGSLTLDWWSRELGRPHEPGTFGENMVISGLDNRDVAVGDRFIAGDLILEATACRIPCATFAARMADPKFVKRHTVAARPGIYCRVVRGGVVEAGVTVEYHPFSGERVTMPELMKTFGQRLSEADRSRYLAAPIHYKLRATLEA, from the coding sequence ATGAAAATCCTGGCGCTGTGCATCGGCAATGCGGAAAAGCTGGCCGACAAGAGCTACAAGACCGGTATCTTCAAACATGCCGTCAACGGCGCGGTGATGATCGATGCCGAGGGTCTGGTCGGCGATGCCATCTGCAACCGCAAACATCACGGCGGCGTCGATCAGGCGGTTTATGTCGAGGGATCGCTGACGCTCGACTGGTGGAGCAGGGAGCTTGGCCGGCCGCATGAACCCGGCACCTTCGGCGAAAACATGGTGATCTCAGGGCTCGACAACCGCGACGTCGCCGTCGGCGACCGATTCATAGCAGGCGATCTTATTCTTGAGGCCACCGCCTGCCGCATTCCCTGCGCCACCTTTGCGGCCAGGATGGCCGATCCGAAATTCGTCAAGCGCCATACGGTGGCCGCCCGCCCCGGCATTTACTGCCGCGTCGTCAGAGGCGGCGTGGTCGAGGCCGGAGTGACGGTCGAGTATCATCCCTTTTCCGGAGAGAGGGTGACGATGCCGGAGCTTATGAAAACATTCGGCCAACGGCTTTCGGAGGCAGACCGGTCGCGATATCTCGCGGCTCCCATTCACTATAAGCTACGGGCGACGCTAGAAGCGTAG
- a CDS encoding RNA-binding protein yields the protein MMTAHEPNVLPEDDDLAGYDVNGRMCIVTRESGSPEELIRFVAAPDGTVVADLKRELPGRGCWVKADRSLVDKAVAKKLFARALKAEVKAADDLGASVDRLLAAQLMQMMNMARKAGQFVSGASKVDAAVRSGAALAVFHATDAADDGVRKIDQARKAWHLGMETEEEIPSYRFFSESEMEGLMGQNAFIHAAVLAGQAGEGVVKRAKMLEQYRIGGQSRAAGGAGRQKQ from the coding sequence ATGATGACCGCGCATGAGCCGAACGTTCTTCCCGAGGACGACGATCTTGCAGGGTATGACGTGAACGGACGCATGTGCATCGTGACGCGCGAGAGCGGATCGCCGGAAGAGCTGATCCGCTTCGTCGCGGCTCCCGACGGAACCGTCGTCGCCGACCTGAAGCGCGAGCTTCCGGGACGCGGCTGCTGGGTGAAAGCCGACCGGTCGCTGGTCGACAAGGCGGTGGCGAAGAAGCTTTTCGCCCGGGCGCTGAAAGCGGAAGTGAAGGCGGCGGACGATCTCGGCGCAAGCGTCGACCGGCTGCTGGCGGCGCAATTGATGCAGATGATGAACATGGCGCGCAAAGCGGGCCAGTTCGTCAGCGGTGCCTCGAAAGTGGATGCCGCGGTCAGAAGTGGAGCAGCCCTTGCGGTGTTCCACGCAACTGACGCAGCGGATGATGGAGTGCGAAAAATCGACCAGGCCCGCAAGGCCTGGCACCTCGGAATGGAGACCGAGGAGGAGATACCTTCCTACCGTTTCTTCTCGGAGAGCGAAATGGAAGGCCTGATGGGCCAGAATGCTTTTATCCATGCCGCAGTGCTTGCAGGGCAGGCGGGTGAGGGTGTAGTGAAGCGCGCAAAGATGCTCGAACAGTACCGTATTGGCGGTCAGTCCCGGGCAGCGGGCGGCGCTGGCCGGCAAAAACAATGA
- a CDS encoding YbaB/EbfC family nucleoid-associated protein has translation MRDIMGMMGKVKEMQAKMEQMQAEIAELTAEGKAGGGLVTVVISGKGELKSLKIDPSLFKEDDVEILEDLIVAAHKDAKDKAESLAAEKTKALTAGLPIPPGFKLPF, from the coding sequence ATGCGCGACATCATGGGCATGATGGGCAAAGTCAAGGAAATGCAGGCCAAGATGGAGCAGATGCAGGCGGAGATCGCCGAGCTGACGGCCGAAGGCAAGGCGGGCGGCGGCCTCGTCACCGTCGTCATTTCAGGCAAGGGCGAACTCAAGAGCCTGAAGATCGACCCCTCGCTGTTCAAGGAAGACGACGTCGAGATCCTCGAGGACCTGATCGTTGCCGCTCACAAGGACGCCAAGGACAAGGCCGAGTCGCTCGCCGCCGAAAAGACCAAGGCGCTCACGGCCGGCCTGCCGATCCCGCCCGGCTTCAAGCTGCCGTTTTGA
- the nusA gene encoding transcription termination factor NusA, with translation MAVSANRLELLQIADAVAREKVIDREIVLAAMADAIQKAARSRYGTESNIRADINPKTGEIRLQRLLEVVDKAEDYSTQIPLELARDRNPDAALGDFIADPLPPMDFGRIAAQSAKQVIVQKVREAERDRQFDEFKDRVGEIVNGTVKRVEYGNVIVDLGRGEGIIRRDEMIPRENVRYGDRVRAYVYDVRREQRGPQIFLSRTHPQFMVKLFTMEVPEIYDGIIQVKSVARDPGSRAKIAVISNDSSIDPVGACVGMRGSRVQAVVGELQGEKIDIIPWSQDPATFVVNALQPAEVAKVVLDEDAERIEVVVPDEQLSLAIGRRGQNVRLASQLTGWDIDIMTEAEESERRQKEFNERTNLFMDSLDVDEMVGQVLASEGFAAVEELAYVDLDEISSIDGFDEETAQEIQQRAREFLERLEAEMDEKRKALGVEDELRQIDGMTAQMMVALGEDGIKTIEDFAGCAADDLVGWSERKNGETKKFEGLFSKFDVSRVEAEQMIVQARLAAGWITEEDLAKGTEEEVTEAEQEA, from the coding sequence ATGGCAGTCAGTGCGAACCGGCTCGAACTTCTGCAGATCGCAGATGCAGTGGCGCGCGAAAAAGTCATCGACCGGGAGATCGTGCTTGCCGCAATGGCCGATGCCATCCAGAAGGCGGCGCGCTCCCGTTACGGCACCGAATCCAACATCCGGGCCGACATCAATCCGAAGACCGGTGAAATCCGTCTGCAGCGCCTGCTCGAAGTGGTCGACAAGGCCGAGGATTATTCGACGCAGATCCCGCTGGAGCTTGCCCGCGACCGCAATCCGGACGCAGCCCTCGGGGATTTCATCGCCGATCCGCTGCCGCCGATGGATTTCGGCCGCATCGCCGCACAATCCGCCAAGCAGGTGATCGTGCAGAAGGTGCGTGAAGCCGAGCGCGACCGCCAGTTCGACGAATTCAAGGATCGCGTCGGAGAAATCGTCAACGGCACCGTCAAGCGCGTCGAATACGGCAACGTCATCGTTGATCTCGGCCGTGGTGAAGGCATCATCCGCCGCGACGAAATGATCCCGCGCGAGAACGTGCGCTATGGCGATCGCGTCCGTGCATACGTATATGATGTCCGTCGGGAGCAGCGTGGTCCGCAGATTTTCCTGTCGCGCACGCATCCGCAGTTCATGGTGAAGCTCTTCACCATGGAAGTGCCTGAGATCTATGACGGCATCATCCAGGTGAAGTCGGTCGCCCGTGATCCGGGCTCGCGCGCCAAGATCGCGGTGATTTCGAACGACTCGTCGATCGATCCGGTCGGCGCCTGCGTCGGCATGCGCGGCTCGCGCGTCCAGGCCGTCGTCGGCGAACTCCAGGGTGAGAAAATCGACATCATCCCCTGGAGCCAGGACCCGGCGACCTTCGTGGTCAACGCCCTGCAGCCGGCGGAAGTGGCCAAGGTCGTTCTCGACGAGGACGCCGAGCGCATCGAAGTCGTCGTTCCCGACGAGCAGCTGTCGCTTGCGATCGGCCGCCGTGGCCAGAACGTCCGCCTTGCTTCGCAGCTGACTGGCTGGGATATCGACATCATGACGGAGGCCGAGGAATCGGAACGCCGTCAGAAGGAATTCAACGAGCGCACCAACCTGTTCATGGATTCGCTCGACGTCGACGAAATGGTCGGCCAGGTTCTGGCGTCCGAAGGCTTTGCCGCCGTCGAAGAACTGGCCTATGTCGATCTCGACGAGATTTCCTCGATCGACGGTTTCGACGAAGAGACCGCGCAGGAAATTCAGCAGCGCGCCCGCGAATTCCTCGAGCGTCTCGAAGCCGAGATGGACGAGAAGCGCAAGGCGCTCGGCGTTGAGGACGAGCTGCGCCAGATCGACGGCATGACCGCCCAGATGATGGTGGCGCTCGGCGAGGACGGCATCAAGACGATCGAGGATTTCGCCGGTTGTGCGGCCGATGATCTCGTCGGCTGGAGCGAACGCAAGAATGGCGAAACGAAGAAGTTCGAAGGCCTGTTCTCTAAGTTCGACGTCTCGCGTGTCGAGGCCGAGCAAATGATCGTCCAGGCCCGCCTCGCGGCTGGCTGGATCACCGAAGAGGACCTGGCGAAGGGGACCGAAGAAGAGGTCACCGAAGCCGAACAGGAAGCATGA
- the recR gene encoding recombination mediator RecR: MAKRVTGPEIEKLIQLLAKVPGLGPRSARRAALHLIKKKDQLLGPLSNAMGEAYDKVKICSRCGNVDTTDPCTVCTDTQRDQSVIIVVEDVSDLWALERAGAMNAAYHVLGGTLSPLDGIGPDDLNIRGLIDRIGEGGIRELIIAVNATVEGQTTAHYITDQLQGLDVKITRLAHGVPVGGELDYLDEGTLAAALRARTVI, from the coding sequence ATGGCAAAACGAGTCACCGGACCCGAAATCGAAAAACTCATCCAGCTTCTGGCGAAGGTGCCGGGCCTCGGGCCGCGCTCGGCGCGCCGGGCAGCACTGCATCTGATCAAGAAGAAGGACCAGTTGCTCGGGCCACTGTCGAACGCGATGGGCGAAGCCTATGACAAGGTGAAGATCTGCTCGCGCTGCGGCAATGTCGATACAACAGACCCTTGCACCGTCTGCACCGATACGCAGCGCGATCAATCCGTCATCATCGTCGTCGAGGACGTTTCGGACCTCTGGGCGCTGGAGCGGGCGGGCGCAATGAACGCCGCCTATCACGTGCTTGGCGGCACGCTGTCGCCGCTCGACGGGATCGGGCCCGACGATCTCAATATCCGCGGACTGATCGACCGGATCGGCGAAGGCGGCATCCGCGAGCTGATCATCGCGGTCAATGCGACCGTCGAGGGGCAGACGACGGCGCATTACATTACCGACCAGTTGCAGGGGCTCGACGTGAAGATTACGCGATTGGCGCATGGCGTGCCTGTGGGCGGCGAGCTCGACTATCTCGATGAGGGCACGCTCGCGGCCGCGCTGCGGGCACGGACGGTGATATGA
- a CDS encoding MFS transporter, with amino-acid sequence MRIYCRWVSKTKAGEIVAYTSATLAPLRHDTYRAIWFASLSSNFGGLIQAVGAAWMMTTITASEDMVALVQTSTALPIMLFSLVSGALADNFDRRRVMLTAQCMMLVVSALLTASALLGWITPWLLLFFTFLIGCGTALNNPSWQASVGDMVPRADLPGAVTLNSMGFNITRSVGPAIGGAIVAAAGAAAAFAVNTLSYLPLIYALLRWRPSTPVSTLPREALGSAIFAGLRYVSMSPNLEKVLVRGLIFGVGASSILALLPVVALDLVAGGPLTYGFMLGAFGIGAIGGAVLSARIRQALSSETIIRLAFAGFALSAVIAAISPSAVLTSAGLLISGACWVSALSLFNTIVQLSTPRWVVGRALSLYQTVTFGGIAGGSWLWGVAADRYGVADALLMASVVLLLGIAIGLRFSMPAFASLNLDPLNRFTAPALSLDITPRSGPIVIQVDYEIADDDLAEFMALMGERRRIRIRDGARHWALMRDLENPGLWTESYHTPTWVEYIRHNQRRTQADAENIDRLRALHRGEGPPHVHRMIERQAIPPGDDVFHKAPIDLHH; translated from the coding sequence TTGCGCATATATTGCCGGTGGGTCTCAAAAACAAAAGCGGGAGAAATCGTGGCCTACACCTCAGCGACATTGGCGCCCTTGCGGCACGATACCTATCGGGCCATCTGGTTTGCCAGCCTTTCCTCGAATTTCGGCGGCCTGATCCAGGCGGTGGGTGCTGCCTGGATGATGACGACCATCACCGCTTCGGAGGATATGGTCGCGTTGGTTCAGACCTCGACGGCGCTGCCGATCATGTTGTTTTCCCTGGTATCGGGCGCGCTCGCCGATAATTTCGACCGACGCCGGGTCATGCTGACGGCGCAGTGCATGATGCTCGTGGTGTCGGCGCTGCTGACCGCATCAGCCCTTCTCGGCTGGATAACGCCCTGGCTGCTGCTCTTCTTCACTTTCCTGATCGGCTGCGGCACGGCGCTCAACAACCCTTCATGGCAGGCCTCGGTCGGCGACATGGTGCCGCGCGCCGATCTGCCGGGCGCCGTCACGCTGAACAGCATGGGCTTTAATATCACCCGCAGCGTCGGCCCGGCGATCGGCGGCGCCATCGTGGCGGCGGCGGGTGCTGCTGCTGCGTTCGCGGTCAACACCCTGAGTTACCTCCCATTGATCTACGCTTTGCTGCGCTGGCGGCCGAGCACACCGGTCTCGACCCTGCCGCGTGAGGCGCTCGGCAGCGCGATCTTTGCCGGCTTGCGCTACGTCTCGATGTCGCCCAATCTCGAAAAGGTTCTGGTCAGGGGCCTTATATTCGGTGTCGGCGCCAGCTCCATCCTGGCGCTGCTGCCAGTCGTCGCGCTCGATCTCGTTGCCGGCGGTCCGCTGACCTATGGCTTCATGCTCGGCGCCTTCGGTATCGGCGCGATCGGTGGTGCGGTGCTGAGTGCAAGAATTCGCCAGGCGCTGTCCAGCGAGACGATCATCCGCCTCGCCTTTGCCGGCTTTGCATTGAGCGCCGTCATCGCCGCCATCAGCCCGAGCGCCGTCCTCACATCAGCCGGGCTGCTCATCTCGGGCGCCTGTTGGGTCTCCGCACTTTCGCTCTTCAACACCATCGTCCAACTGTCGACGCCGCGCTGGGTGGTCGGGCGCGCGCTGTCGCTCTATCAGACCGTCACCTTCGGCGGCATTGCCGGCGGCAGTTGGCTCTGGGGTGTTGCGGCGGACCGCTATGGCGTCGCCGATGCGCTGCTGATGGCGTCGGTCGTCCTGCTGCTTGGCATTGCGATCGGGCTGCGGTTTTCGATGCCGGCCTTCGCCTCGCTCAATCTCGATCCGCTGAACCGCTTCACCGCGCCGGCCTTAAGCCTCGACATCACCCCGCGCAGCGGCCCGATCGTCATTCAGGTCGATTACGAGATCGCCGACGACGATCTGGCGGAATTCATGGCGCTGATGGGCGAGCGCCGCCGCATCCGCATCCGCGACGGCGCCCGGCATTGGGCGCTGATGCGCGATCTCGAAAATCCTGGCCTCTGGACGGAAAGCTACCATACGCCGACCTGGGTCGAGTACATAAGACACAACCAGCGGCGCACCCAGGCCGATGCCGAAAACATCGACCGGCTGCGCGCGCTCCATCGCGGTGAAGGCCCGCCCCATGTCCACCGCATGATCGAGCGCCAGGCCATCCCGCCAGGCGACGATGTCTTCCACAAGGCGCCGATCGATCTGCATCATTGA
- a CDS encoding GNAT family N-acetyltransferase, with protein sequence MYSFRLARLSDLAAIVRLLADDDLGAAREIVSDPVDARYLSAVAAIEADANQLLAVATDASDQVVGCLQLSFLPGLSRTGMWRGQIESVRIAREFRAAGLGAQFIEWAVAQCVERGCGLVQLTSDKTRKDSIRFYEKLGFVASHEGLKRNL encoded by the coding sequence ATGTACAGTTTCAGGCTCGCCCGTCTATCCGATCTCGCAGCCATCGTAAGGCTTCTCGCCGATGACGATCTCGGCGCCGCCAGGGAAATCGTCTCCGATCCCGTCGATGCGCGTTATCTTTCGGCCGTCGCGGCGATCGAGGCGGACGCCAACCAGTTGCTGGCTGTCGCAACCGACGCCTCCGACCAGGTCGTCGGCTGCCTGCAGCTGAGCTTTCTTCCCGGCCTCTCCCGAACCGGTATGTGGCGCGGGCAGATCGAAAGCGTGCGTATCGCAAGAGAGTTTCGGGCAGCCGGCCTCGGCGCGCAATTCATCGAATGGGCGGTCGCCCAATGCGTCGAGCGCGGCTGCGGCCTCGTGCAGCTGACATCGGACAAGACACGGAAAGACTCGATCCGCTTCTACGAGAAGCTCGGTTTTGTCGCCAGCCACGAAGGACTGAAGCGCAACCTGTGA